Below is a genomic region from Cyanobacterium sp. T60_A2020_053.
ATCATCAATTTCTAGGAGAACTACTTTTAAATTTTTAAGTAATTGTAGATATATTTTTAAATAAATAAAACCTAAATATTTAATTTTACTATTCATAGCAAATTGCTGATTTCCATGAATACACAAAAAGGTTAATTTACCTCTTAATAACAATAGAGGAAGTAAGAATAAGCAATGTTGATTATAAAATTCAAATATAAAAACTGAATCAATATCTTTGAATTGGAATGCTCTTAGCCCCATGGCAATATGACGATATTCTCGTCTAATTTGTAAACCTATTTGATAGGGAAATAATTTACTAAATTTTAAGAACCAGTCCGGTAATTCTATTTCTAAAGAGCAAAATGCTATTTTATTTTTACTTAAATATTCGGGGATTTTTAAAAGGTCTTTTAAGCAATTATGTCTTAGCTTCATAGATTTGATTGTATTTATAATTTCTCTTATTTTCAGCAAAAATTTGATTAACTTATCCGCCGATAATAAAATCAATTTCCTGTATCATTTATCTTACTTTAAATATTCACTAAAAGTTAATCTTCTGGAATGGTGGAGGGCGCCCTTCACCCCATACAACCTACCTTCAGCACTTCATTTAGTAATAAATCATAGTACATAAAGAGAACACCCTATTAGTAATCATTTGAGTGAAAATGATTGCCAGTTTATGTCTCTATCCACTGACAATTCTCTCTAATCTCTATTTTTTTTGCACGACAAAATAGCCCCCTCAATGTTTCCTGATTCTTCTCTTTTTCTTATTAATTCTTGAGCTTTTTTTATCGTTAATGGTACTCTTGTTATCCATTTCGTTTTACCCATTAATTGAATATTCTCTTGACTATATAATTCACTATCACATATCATTGTGCCATCTGTTGTTATGTTCTCTTTTTTATTATTTTTCTGGTTTTTTTTTGGGCGAAGGTATTACACTACAATAATTATTGAAGAGGTCTAATAGCAAAACATTTTGATTCCCATCAAACTAATCCATAACAGAAACAAGACTTTTGAGTGATAAAAATTATTAAATGCAAACTAGCTTACAAACCAATATAGAGAGCAAAAATGAATTAAAATGGCAATAGAGAAGTCTGCTATCTCCGTTGTAACTGAAAAAACATGGATTTAATTAATTTACAAAATACTTTAGATAATCTTTCTTTCGCCGTTTTATTTTTGGCGATGTTGCTTTATTGGGTGGGTAGCGCCCTCCCCTCTTTGACGATATTACCCAAGTTAGGCAAAACTGGGGTGATTATTGCCAATATGGCTATGGCTACTCTTTTATTAGCCCGATGGATTGAAGGGGGTTATTTCCCTTTGAGTAATCTTTATGAGTCTTTATTTTTCTTGGCTTGGGGCATCACTACAGTACATTTGATCGCTGAGGGAATGAGTCAAAGTCGTTTGGTGGGAGTGGTGACAACTCCAGTTTTAATGGGTATTACTGCTTTTGCTACTATGTCATTACCTGCGGAAATGCAACACAGTGAGCCTTTAGTTCCAGCGTTAAAATCAAATTGGTTGATGATGCACGTTAGTGTAATGATGCTCAGTTATTCCGCTTTGATGGTGGGCGCTTTGGTAGCCCTTGCCTTTCTGATTTTAACTCAAGGCAAAGAAATTGAGCTTAAAGGTAGTTCTGTGGGTACGGGCGCTTATCGTAACGTGAAAAAATTTAATTTTAGTAACTCTCTAGCCATGGAGGGGAAGGGCGCTACGGCAGTTTTAACAAAATCAGAAGTAGTTAATCTTTCCCCAGCGCGCCTCAACCTAGTGGATACCCTCGATAATATCAGTTACCGCATCATCGGTTTAGGGTTTCCTTTACTAACCATTGGCATCATATCGGGCGCTGTATGGGCAAATGAGGCTTGGGGCTCTTATTGGAGTTGGGACCCGAAGGAAACTTGGGCGTTGATCACTTGGTTAGTATTTGCCGCTTATTTACACGCTCGTATTACCAAAGGTTGGCAGGGCAGAAAACCTGCCATTATCGCTGGTACAGGGTTTTTTGTGGTTTGGATATGCTATCTTGGGGTAAATCTTCTTGGCAAAGGCTTACATTCCTACGGTTGGTTTTTTTAGGAAAAATAACTATTTGGCTTAACTCTTTAATTTACAAGGATTTCACCTGACATATTTCGACAAGCTCAATGCACCGCCTGACACCCGAAACCTGACACCTCCCCTCACCAAAATACTTTTTCAGCACCACCTAATTATGATGAAAATTCCGTTTTATCACCTTATCCCTTTTTATGAGCCGTTAACAAACCAATGGAACTTTGAGGCGCGATTAATACGCTGGTTAACTTTTGTTTGGTTATTTGTGGGTTTAATTGCTCTTTTTTCCGCTTCTTATGCCGAAGGTTTAAAAATAAGTGGTAACGGTTGGTATCATTTTACCCGTCAAATCATCTGGATTACGGTGGCTTTACTTTTTTCTAAAATCATTTATCGTACACCCATCAAAAAAATTCTTTTGTTTTCTCCTTTCCTTTACTATTTTGTTTTAGCTTTAGTCATGTTGACGATTCTGGGCTTGGGGGAAGAGGTAAACGGTGCGGAAAGATGGTTAAGATTAGGTACTGTTACCATCCAACCTTCTGAATTTATGAAACCTTTAATTGTTTTACAGGGGGCATATATTTTTGGCACTTGGCAACGTCAATCCAATGGAAGTCGCATCATTTGGCTAGGTACATTTGCGATGACTTTGGTAATTATTTTGGCACAACCAAATCTTAGTACCACCGCTTTGTGTGGCATGATGTTTTGGTTTATTGCCTTGGGTGCTGGTTTACCTTTTTGGCAATTAGGAAGCGTCGCCGTGGGAGGTATTGCCATGGCGGTTTTTAGTATTAGTATTAATAGTTATCAGTTGAGGCGTATTACTTCTTTTCGTGATCCTTGGAGTGATATGCGAGGAGACGGTTATCAGTTGAGTCAAAGTTTATTGGCGATCGGTTCTGGTCAGGGCTGGGGCGCTGGTTTTGGCATGTCTCAACAAAAGTTATTTTATCTTCCTATTCAATATACTGATTTCATTTTCTCGGTATTTGCGGAAGAGTTTGGTTTTGTGGGAGGAGTAATTTTAATAATGATGTTGATGATTTATGCTACTATTTCCCTTGTCATTTCTATCAAATCGGTACATCCTGTTAATCGTTTGGTGGCTTTGGGGGTAATGGTGATTTTAGTGGGTCAAGCCTTACTTAATATTGGGGTGGCGACGGGCGCCCTCCCCACTACCGGTGTACCTTTTCCTATGTTTAGTTATGGTGGTAGTTCTGTTACCAGTAGTGTTATTTTAACCGCTTTATTAATTCGAGTTGCCATTGAAATTGAGCCTGATTCTGATTCAGATGATGATTTGGTTTATCGCCCCATCAATAATTGACAATAAAGTGCAAAGGACAATAGAGGGAATGTAGAATGTAGAATGTAGAATGCTAAACAATTCATTATAAATAAATTATTAATAGAAAATATTGAATTAACTTTACTTTCTAAATTCTAAATTCTAAATTCTAAATTTTGTCTCCCCTTCTCCCCCTAAAAACTAATTATGATTACCAGTATCAATCCTTACAATAACGAAGTAATCCAAACATTTCCTGCTTTGACAGATGCAGAAATTGACGCAAAATTAAGCCTAGCAGAAGATACTTTTCAAAATTACCGCAAAACTTCCTTGGAGTTGAGGGCGGAAAAATTAAGGCGCGCTGCGGAAATATTAGAAGAATCAGCGCCCGACTGGGCAAAACTAATCACCCTCGAAATGGGCAAACCCATTAACAGCGCCCTTGCCGAAGTAATAAAATCTGCCTCTGTATGTCGTTACTATGCCGATCATGGCGCTGAATTTCTAGCTAATAAAATCGTTAACACCGAAGCCACCCTTAGCTATGTAAACTATCAGCCTTTAGGGGTTATTTTAGCCGTGATGCCTTGGAATTACCCTTTTTGGCAAGTTTTTCGGTTTGTTGCGCCATGCCTCATGGCTGGGAATGTAGCCCTATTAAAACACGCTTCCAATGTGCCTCAATGTGCCTTAGCCATTGCGACTATTTTGAAGGGCGCTGGATTCTCCAAGGGAGTATTTCAATCCCTGTTAATTGGTGCTTCTCAAGTGGAAGGTATCATCAGAGATGATCGTGTTAAAGGTGTTACCCTAACGGGCAGTGAAACGGCTGGTAGTAGCGTGGCGAAAGTGGCTGGAGAAGAGTTGAAAAAAACTGTTTTGGAGTTGGGCGGAAGTGATCCTTTTATTGTCTTAGAAGATGCTGATTTAGAGGAAGCCTCCACCGTTGCTGTACAAGCTAGAATCATGAATAATGGTCAATCCTGCATCGGTGCTAAACGTTTTATCCTGCAAGAAGAAATAGCGCCCGTCTTCACACAATTATTAGTACAAAAGTTTCAAGCTCTCAAAATAGGTGATCCTAGCCTTGAGGATACGGATTTAGGTCCCTTAGCGACTCCCGATATTTTAGCGGATTTAGAAAAACAGGTTAATACTACCATTAGTATGGGAGGGAGGGCGCTGGTAGGTGGCAAATCCATCACTAGCAAAGGCAATTTTTATCCCCCTACCATTTTGACTGATATTCCTCCCCATTCTCCGGGCATGGATGAGGAGTTTTTTGGTCCGGTTGCCTTACTATTCACCGTTAAAAATGTGAAAGAAGCCATTAATCTTGCCAATAGTAGTCGTTTTGGTTTAGGCGCTTCGGTATGGACTCATAATGAAAAATATATCGATGCTTGTATCCGTGATTTGGAGTCGGGTTCGGTATTTATCAATGGTTTAGTAAAGTCTAACGTGCGCTTACCTTTTGGTGGTATCAAAAAATCTGGTTATGGTCGAGAATTGGGCAAAGAAGGTATCCTAGAGTTTGTCAATATCAAAACTATTTGGCAAAAATAGGTGAGTTGGGATTGGTTTTATAAAATGAAGTCGTGAGGGTAAATTGACAATGGATAATTGACAATTATGAGGTTTTAGTATCCTCGTGTAGTATTTGCAATCTTGTATTTTAACTGTATTTTTATTAAAAAAAGCGTAATTCTGCGTATTTTTTGATGCTTTTACTATATTTTAGATCAAGTCCGTTTGATCAGCCGAAGGCTGCCGCTGCGCGATCACTTACAAATTAGTAATATCAGTATCTTAGTTCAATTTATTGAACGAGATACTATTAGTTCCGTGTAATTCATTACACGGTGGGTAAAGTGCGAAGAGATAATGTATTTGTAACTAATTATCCGAACTTGATATTAAACCTTATGAATTAACATTTCTGAATTATTCACTGATGTTACGCAAAATATAGAATTAATTGTTGGTGTCAGGTGTCGGGTGTCAGGTATTAGGTTAAAGAATTGACAAGAAACTTATGTTTATTGATCTTTTTGTTGTACAAGAGTCTATGGAGGGAAGGGTTTTAAACCTGAAACCTGCTACCTGCTACCTGAAACCTCCCTTAACATTTGAATCAGTGCGTAACGTCAGTTATTCAGCAAACCTTAATTCGTAGTCTTTCATTGTCCATTATCAATTATCCATTAAACGATAACACCTTCTTGATTATTGGCGTTAACTGTTAAATCTTGCCATACTTTACCATCTAGGGCTAATTGTTCAATATAACTGGCTAAACGTAGCGCCCTCAGCGCCTGCTCACCCCCTACGGAGGGTTGATCACCACCGCGCACACAACTGGCAAAATGTTCTAATTCAGCGTGGAGAGGTTCAATATTACTGGTATAAACTTTTTCGATTAAACCATCTTGACGGTAGAGAATTTGACCGTAATCGGTGGTATAGTTAGCGGTAGTCTGACGATGGATCAATATCTCGTTATTTAAAAAATCTGCTTCGGTTAAGCTATTTTTGCAGTGTGCTGTAATACGCCTAATTTTACGATGGGTTACTTTACTAGCCGTGACAGTGGCAACTATACCATTGGCAAAATTGAGGGTAGCGGTGACGTAATCTAAATATTTTGATTCCGGCGCCCGACTCCCCGTGGCGCTGAGTTTGGTGACGGGCGCTTTGACTAATTCGAGAAATAAATCAAGATCATGAATCATTAAGTCTAACACCACCGAAACATCATTGGCACGATCAGAATAAGGACTCATGCGATGCGCTTCCAGTGCCAATAAATTCTCAGTTTTTAAAATATTACTCAATTCCTGAAAAGCGGGATTAAATCTTTCGATATGCCCTACCTGTAGGATACAATGAGCTTCAGCTGCCGCATTAACTAAAGATTCTGCTTCTTCTATACTAGCGGCGATGGGTTTTTCGATTAAAACATGAACTCCAGCTTTAAAACAATCCAAACCCACTTGGTGATGTAGTCTGGTGGGCGCTGCGATGCACACTGCATCCACATGGGGTAACATTTCTAAATAATTATCAAAAAAACGAGCGCGGTATTTACTGGCAATATCTAAACCGCGCTCAATATTTACATCAGCAATACCGACTAATTCCACACCCTTGAGAAGACTTAATACTCTGGTGTGATGTTGCCCCATATTTCCCACCCCAATCACCCCTATTCTAATGGGATTACTATTTTGTCGGGGAATGGGTACATTTTCTAGTCTTTGGTATTTCATGATGGTTTCTCCTCAAGCACCTAATCATCATCGTCTTAATTCATCTCAGATACTATCATATCGGTAGTCAATGAGAAATGAATAATTAATTAAGGCTTGATGAAAAAGTGGATTCATAAAGGTAATGGATAATGAATGTCGGGTGTCTTCTTCTAACATATAGAGTAACTCTTGTTTCTCTACAGTGGCTTCTGAGAGTTTTCCTAATTCGTCTAGGACTTTTTTTCGTTTACTGATGCTGTCACAGTTATGCTAATTTTGGTAATTGTGATAGTCTTTTTTCTGTTGATGTAAAATTTATTGATCTCCTCTACGAATGGCTAACATGGTAATGTCATCAAATTGATCTGCCGTGGCGATGTGCGCTAAAACTTGATCTTTAACTGTTTCTACTAACTTTTGTGAGGAGTTAAACGGTTGTTGCCAAATGCCTTCCAATCTTTTGTTGCGGAAAAATTCCCGATTTGGTGAGCGCGCGTCGGTGACACCATCCGTATTACCGAAAAGAATATCACCTGTTTATAAACAATGCAGAAGTAATTATTTTTCTAAATTCTAAATTTTCCTTGCCCTTGTCTATTTAATATCCCAAATCCACCGCAATGCGATGCGCACAGCTAAAGCCAGAAAAGGCAACGGCATTTAAACCTTGTCCAGGAAAAGTGCTATCGCCAACACAATAAAGGTTTTTGATACTGGTACGATTAAAAGGCATTGCTAATAATCCCCTCAATTTACGGCTAGGAATAGGTCCATATGTACCATTTTGACGACCTAAAAAGCGCCGATGGGTGCGCGGTGTGCCGATTTCCATATAATCCAAACCAGCATCTAAGCCGGGAAAATATTTTTCTAAGCGCTCAATTATTCTTCCAGCGCCCTCCTCCTTTTTATATTCATACTGTTGAGGTGATAAATCTTGCCAATAATCCATATAACTGGGGGTAAAAACGTGCATGATGTGATAGCCGGAGGGCGCTAGACTAGGATCAAGAAGAGTTGGTATTGACATAAAGATAGTACCTTGCTCCGCTTCCAAATTTTTCCACTCCTCAAGGATAATGTGATGACATTCCGTGCCTTGGGGTAATACACTACTTTCCACCCCTAAATGGAGACTGAGAAAACTAGGCGATTGACGATAATTTTTTTGCCATTGACGCTCTTTTTTCGGTTTAGGTTGTTTGACAAGGCGATCAAAAGTATCCCAGCGAGTAGCATTAGAAACAATTCTTTGGGCGTGATACTCCTTACCATCTGCCAAGCGCACTCCCTGCGCCCTTCCCCCTTCTACTAAAATCTCGGTAACTCTTGCTTGATAATGGATTTCACCGCCAAACTTTTCTAAACCTTCCACCAATTTAAGCGCAATTTGCCCCACACCCCCTTGAGGATAATTAATGCCACCGTAATGACGATCAGAAAACACCATCCCAGCATTAATCATCGGTGTTTTATTAGCAGGTACCACCGACCAACAATAACACTCCATATCAATAAACTTCAACAATTCGGGATTACTGATGTATTTTCGGGCAATATCCCCCACATTCACTGGTAAATATTTCACTAAACCCAAACAAGCCAAAGGATGCCGAAAAAATACCCTCGTTAAATAGCGCACTTCCTCCAAGGATAACAACTCCATGGAGTTAAGACAATTAAACACCTGCCAACACTCATCATAAAACTTCCTAATTCCCCCTTCCTCATCAGGGAAACGACTGGATAACTCTGCTAAAAACTTTTCATAATCCCGATGCACCTTCAAATCTAAGTTATCAGGTAAGTGATAGTGTATTTGTACTGGATCAGGAATAGTCTCAATAGACATATTGACAGCATCAAGCGCCCTAGTGAGTAGATTGGTAGTGCCTTCCGTGCCGAAACCAAAAATCATGGAAGCGCCCACATCAAAGCGATAGCCTTCTCTTTCAAAATATCCAGCACTACCTCCGGGAATTAAATATCGCTCCAATACCAAAACCTTGACACCTTTTGAGGCTAGTTGAGTTGCGGTGACTAACCCTCCAATTCCCGATCCAATAACAATTACATCGTACTGACTCATAATCCAGTTTGCACTTTTCCCTAAAATCTCTTATCTTAGTTTACCTGACATTTAACCTTCTTTACTTAATATAGTTAGAGGTTGCTAAAAAGTATTTTGGATAGGAGAAGATAGTTCATTAAAATCTGAATCTTTAGTGACAATAATATAGTTTTGTTGTCGTGCTATTTCCCAAACAATGGTATCGGGTTGTTGATCTAATCCCATTAAATAAAGATGATTAGAATTAGGATAAATATCTGCTAAGATGTTTACCAAACGTGGGGATAAGTTGTGATCAAAAAGCAATTTCATTGGTTAACTAAAACAGTTTTACGCTCACGATCGGCAGCGTAACTTAAACAAGCCAAAATATCTTCTTTCGTTAAATAAGGAAAATCTATTAATATTTCTTCATAAGTCATTCCTGAAGCAAGATAGGAAAGAACATCATAAACTGTAATTCTCATGCCTCTAATACAAGGTTTTCCACTTCTTTTTCCTGATTCTATGGTAATAATATCTTTGTATGACATGACATTTTCATAGATTATTTTATGGTTATTACCCCCCTCTCCTATGGCAGGGCGTTTTCATTCTCAAAAATGTTAGTTTCTCAAACTAGCCAATAATCTGAAATTCAGAGGTTTTTAACTACTAATAAATCAATTAATAGTAAAAAATCCTCCTGTCTCCCTGAATCTCCCCCCTTTTTAAGGGGGGTTGGGGGGGATCATCCTTATATTGTCTTCTTGTCAAAAACAAATCAATTTTGATCCTGACTTTGAAAACACCCTGCTGTGGGAGAGGGGTTGGGGGTGAGGGTTAAATTACCACAAAATTAACCAACTTATTCGTTACAACAATTACTTTTTTAACTTCTTTACCCTCAATATATTTCAGCGCAATATCTGAATTTTCCGCAATGGTTTGTAATTCCTCTTTGGTTGCCGTTGCAGGGGCGTTAATTGTGCCTCTGGTTTTGCCGTTAATCTGAATTACTAAGGTAATTTCATCCACCGTTAAGGCTTCTGGATCAACTTCTAACCACTGTTGTAAATGCACTGAGGTGGTATTACCTAAATTGTGCCATAATTCTTCGGCTATGTGAGGGGCGAAGGGCGCTAGTAATAATACTAATGTGTTAATTCCTTCTGCATATACTGGAGAATTAAGATTTTTACTATCTTTTAAAGCATTGCTTAATTTCATCAATTCTGATACGGCGGTGTTAAATTGATAATCACCGTTTAAATCTTCGGAAATTTCCTTAATAGCGGTATGAATTGCCCTTCTTAAATCTTTTTCTGGTTTACTTAAATTATCCGTATCAACTTGAGCATTAATTACACCATGATCGATATATTCATGAATTAATGTCCAAACTCGATTTAAAAACCTAAATTGCCCCTCTACATCCGCATCGTCCCATTCTAAATCTTTTTCGGGGGGCGCTTTAAATAAAATAAACATTCTCCCCGTATCTGCCCCATACTTCGATAATACTACTTGCGGATCAACGCCATTATATTTCGATTTAGACATTTTTTCGTAAAATACCGAGAGAATAGCACCCGTTTCTTTGTCTTTGTGAATGGTTTTACCATCTGCTAAAGTTTCACTAACGACATTTTCAGAAATTACATATTTACCAGTTTCAGGATTTTTATAGGTAATAGCTTGTACCATTCCTTGGGTTAACAGACGCTTAAAAGGTTCATCAGCGCCCACCAAACCTCGATCTCTGACTACTTTGGTGAAGAAACGAGAATATAATAAATGTAAGATAGCGTGTTCAATACCACCTACATATTGATCCACTGCCATCCAATCGTTAACTTGATCGAGATCAAATGGTTTATTTTCATTCACTGCATCGGTATAGCGGAAGAAATACCAAGAAGAATCGATAAAAGTATCCATAGTATCGGTTTCTCTTTTGGCTGGTGTGCCACAATTTGGACAAGGTACATTAACCCAATGATCAAGTTTAGCAAGGGGAGAAGGACCGCGCCCTGAAAATTCCACTTGATCAGGTAATTTAACGGGTAAATCTGTATCAGGCACTGGCACTGTACCACATTCAGGACAGTGAATGACGGGAATGGGACAACCCCAATATCTTTGACGGGAGATTAACCAATCTCTGAGGCGATATTGTATTCTTTCTTTCCCGTAACCCTGATTTTCGGCAAATTTGATGACGGCTTCTTTACCTTTAACAGAATCCATGCCAGTGAAGCAACCGGAGTTAACCATCGTTCCAGCTTCGGTGTAGGCTTCTAGTAAGCAAATATCAGCGTTATCAGCATCATCAGGGAGAATAACGATTTTGATGGGTAAGTTATTCTCAGTGGCAAATTTAAAATCACGGGTGTCGTGCGCTGGTACGCCCATAACAGCGCCCGTGCCGTATTCATAGAGGACATAATTAGCAATTAAAATGGGGATTTCTTCCCCCGTAAAGGGGTTAATGACTTTTCCCCCTGTGAAAGTACCTTTTTTCGGTTTATCGTCTGCCGTGCGCTCGATTTCGCTTTCCTTACTCACTTCTGCCCTAAAGGCTTCCACCGCTTCTTTTCTCTTTGGGGTAGTTACTAACGGTGTGAGGGGGTGTTCGGGCGCTAATACTACATAAGTAACACCATATACGGTGTCAGGGCGAGTGGTAAAAACGGCGATTTTTTCATCGCTACCTATCACAGGAAATTCTAAATAAGCGCCCGTCGATCTACCAATCCAATTTTCCTGCATGGTTTTGACTCTTTCGGGCCAGCCATCC
It encodes:
- the ccsB gene encoding c-type cytochrome biogenesis protein CcsB — its product is MDLINLQNTLDNLSFAVLFLAMLLYWVGSALPSLTILPKLGKTGVIIANMAMATLLLARWIEGGYFPLSNLYESLFFLAWGITTVHLIAEGMSQSRLVGVVTTPVLMGITAFATMSLPAEMQHSEPLVPALKSNWLMMHVSVMMLSYSALMVGALVALAFLILTQGKEIELKGSSVGTGAYRNVKKFNFSNSLAMEGKGATAVLTKSEVVNLSPARLNLVDTLDNISYRIIGLGFPLLTIGIISGAVWANEAWGSYWSWDPKETWALITWLVFAAYLHARITKGWQGRKPAIIAGTGFFVVWICYLGVNLLGKGLHSYGWFF
- a CDS encoding SpoIIE family protein phosphatase, coding for MLFGNTDGVTDARSPNREFFRNKRLEGIWQQPFNSSQKLVETVKDQVLAHIATADQFDDITMLAIRRGDQ
- a CDS encoding DUF5615 family PIN-like protein yields the protein MKLLFDHNLSPRLVNILADIYPNSNHLYLMGLDQQPDTIVWEIARQQNYIIVTKDSDFNELSSPIQNTF
- a CDS encoding Gfo/Idh/MocA family oxidoreductase translates to MKYQRLENVPIPRQNSNPIRIGVIGVGNMGQHHTRVLSLLKGVELVGIADVNIERGLDIASKYRARFFDNYLEMLPHVDAVCIAAPTRLHHQVGLDCFKAGVHVLIEKPIAASIEEAESLVNAAAEAHCILQVGHIERFNPAFQELSNILKTENLLALEAHRMSPYSDRANDVSVVLDLMIHDLDLFLELVKAPVTKLSATGSRAPESKYLDYVTATLNFANGIVATVTASKVTHRKIRRITAHCKNSLTEADFLNNEILIHRQTTANYTTDYGQILYRQDGLIEKVYTSNIEPLHAELEHFASCVRGGDQPSVGGEQALRALRLASYIEQLALDGKVWQDLTVNANNQEGVIV
- a CDS encoding NAD-dependent succinate-semialdehyde dehydrogenase; its protein translation is MMITSINPYNNEVIQTFPALTDAEIDAKLSLAEDTFQNYRKTSLELRAEKLRRAAEILEESAPDWAKLITLEMGKPINSALAEVIKSASVCRYYADHGAEFLANKIVNTEATLSYVNYQPLGVILAVMPWNYPFWQVFRFVAPCLMAGNVALLKHASNVPQCALAIATILKGAGFSKGVFQSLLIGASQVEGIIRDDRVKGVTLTGSETAGSSVAKVAGEELKKTVLELGGSDPFIVLEDADLEEASTVAVQARIMNNGQSCIGAKRFILQEEIAPVFTQLLVQKFQALKIGDPSLEDTDLGPLATPDILADLEKQVNTTISMGGRALVGGKSITSKGNFYPPTILTDIPPHSPGMDEEFFGPVALLFTVKNVKEAINLANSSRFGLGASVWTHNEKYIDACIRDLESGSVFINGLVKSNVRLPFGGIKKSGYGRELGKEGILEFVNIKTIWQK
- the leuS gene encoding leucine--tRNA ligase, coding for MQTPYQPSALETTWQQQWRDTELYKTDTDQNKPKFYALSMFPYPSGKLHMGHVRNYVITDVIARFQRMKGHRVLHPMGWDAFGLPAENAAIDRGIPPAKWTYENIEQMRTQLQQLGLSIDWSREVATCSPEYYRWTQWLFLQFYQGGLAYQKEAAVNWDPIDQTVLANEQVDADGYSWRSGAKVERKLLRQWFFKITDYAEQLLQDLDQLDGWPERVKTMQENWIGRSTGAYLEFPVIGSDEKIAVFTTRPDTVYGVTYVVLAPEHPLTPLVTTPKRKEAVEAFRAEVSKESEIERTADDKPKKGTFTGGKVINPFTGEEIPILIANYVLYEYGTGAVMGVPAHDTRDFKFATENNLPIKIVILPDDADNADICLLEAYTEAGTMVNSGCFTGMDSVKGKEAVIKFAENQGYGKERIQYRLRDWLISRQRYWGCPIPVIHCPECGTVPVPDTDLPVKLPDQVEFSGRGPSPLAKLDHWVNVPCPNCGTPAKRETDTMDTFIDSSWYFFRYTDAVNENKPFDLDQVNDWMAVDQYVGGIEHAILHLLYSRFFTKVVRDRGLVGADEPFKRLLTQGMVQAITYKNPETGKYVISENVVSETLADGKTIHKDKETGAILSVFYEKMSKSKYNGVDPQVVLSKYGADTGRMFILFKAPPEKDLEWDDADVEGQFRFLNRVWTLIHEYIDHGVINAQVDTDNLSKPEKDLRRAIHTAIKEISEDLNGDYQFNTAVSELMKLSNALKDSKNLNSPVYAEGINTLVLLLAPFAPHIAEELWHNLGNTTSVHLQQWLEVDPEALTVDEITLVIQINGKTRGTINAPATATKEELQTIAENSDIALKYIEGKEVKKVIVVTNKLVNFVVI
- the crtH gene encoding carotene isomerase, yielding MSQYDVIVIGSGIGGLVTATQLASKGVKVLVLERYLIPGGSAGYFEREGYRFDVGASMIFGFGTEGTTNLLTRALDAVNMSIETIPDPVQIHYHLPDNLDLKVHRDYEKFLAELSSRFPDEEGGIRKFYDECWQVFNCLNSMELLSLEEVRYLTRVFFRHPLACLGLVKYLPVNVGDIARKYISNPELLKFIDMECYCWSVVPANKTPMINAGMVFSDRHYGGINYPQGGVGQIALKLVEGLEKFGGEIHYQARVTEILVEGGRAQGVRLADGKEYHAQRIVSNATRWDTFDRLVKQPKPKKERQWQKNYRQSPSFLSLHLGVESSVLPQGTECHHIILEEWKNLEAEQGTIFMSIPTLLDPSLAPSGYHIMHVFTPSYMDYWQDLSPQQYEYKKEEGAGRIIERLEKYFPGLDAGLDYMEIGTPRTHRRFLGRQNGTYGPIPSRKLRGLLAMPFNRTSIKNLYCVGDSTFPGQGLNAVAFSGFSCAHRIAVDLGY
- a CDS encoding FtsW/RodA/SpoVE family cell cycle protein; the protein is MKIPFYHLIPFYEPLTNQWNFEARLIRWLTFVWLFVGLIALFSASYAEGLKISGNGWYHFTRQIIWITVALLFSKIIYRTPIKKILLFSPFLYYFVLALVMLTILGLGEEVNGAERWLRLGTVTIQPSEFMKPLIVLQGAYIFGTWQRQSNGSRIIWLGTFAMTLVIILAQPNLSTTALCGMMFWFIALGAGLPFWQLGSVAVGGIAMAVFSISINSYQLRRITSFRDPWSDMRGDGYQLSQSLLAIGSGQGWGAGFGMSQQKLFYLPIQYTDFIFSVFAEEFGFVGGVILIMMLMIYATISLVISIKSVHPVNRLVALGVMVILVGQALLNIGVATGALPTTGVPFPMFSYGGSSVTSSVILTALLIRVAIEIEPDSDSDDDLVYRPINN
- a CDS encoding DUF433 domain-containing protein, translated to MSYKDIITIESGKRSGKPCIRGMRITVYDVLSYLASGMTYEEILIDFPYLTKEDILACLSYAADRERKTVLVNQ